In Corylus avellana chromosome ca2, CavTom2PMs-1.0, the following proteins share a genomic window:
- the LOC132170302 gene encoding cationic amino acid transporter 1-like, translated as MGGMDGGDEGIRRRGCSCAKSDFLPEESFRSWGNYGKALMETPMRLKDRIVTRSMDHTELVEVKARSHNEMKKTLNWWDLMWFGIGAVIGAGIFVLTGLEAREHAGPAVVLSYVVSGVSALLSVFCYTEFAVEIPVAGGSFAYLRVELGDFMAFIAAGNILLEYVIGGAAVARSWTSYFATLCNHKPNDFRIVAHGLSEDYKYLDPIAIVVIAAICVLAVLSTKGSSRFNYIASIFHVVVILFIIVAGLIKADTKNYTPFAPFEARGIFKASAVLFFAYVGFDAVSTMAEETKNPARDIPIGLVGSMVITTLAYCLLAVTLCLMQSYKTLDVDAPFSVAFEAVGWSWAKYIVAAGALKGMTTVLLVGAIGQARYLTHIARTHMLPPWLAHVNERTGTPVNATIVMLVATAIIAFFTKLAILADLLSISTLFIFMLVAVALLVRRYYVSGVTTETNRIKLIVFILLIIGSSIGTAAYWAVSDGWVGYVITTPIWLIATVGIWLFVPHAREPKLWGVPLVPWLPSLSIAINIFLLGSIDKASFARFGVWTLVIFIYYFVIGLHASYDTAKESSNGKERKNVEEGGENVNIVC; from the exons ATGGGAGGAATGGACGGCGGGGATGAAGGGATTAGGAGGAGGGGGTGCTCGTGCGCGAAGAGCGATTTTCTACCCGAGGAATCGTTTCGGAGCTGGGGCAACTACGGGAAGGCATTGATGGAGACTCCGATGAGGCTGAAGGATCGGATCGTGACCCGCTCCATGGACCACACGGAGCTCGTGGAGGTCAAGGCTCGAAGCCATAACGAGATGAAGAAGACGCTCAACTGGTGGGACCTCATGTGGTTCGGCATCGGCGCGGTCATCGGCGCCGGCATCTTCGTCCTCACCGGCCTCGAGGCCCGCGAACACGCTGGCCCCGCCGTCGTCTTGTCCTACGTCGTCTCCGGCGTCTCGGCTTTGCTCTCCGTCTTCTGCTACACCGAATTCGCCGTGGAGATCCCCGTAGCCG GTGGATCATTTGCCTACCTAAGGGTAGAGCTCGGCGACTTCATGGCCTTCATTGCCGCTGGCAACATCTTGCTAGAGTACGTTATTGGTGGAGCAGCCGTTGCCCGTTCCTGGACATCCTACTTCGCCACACTTTGCAACCACAAGCCAAACGATTTCCGCATTGTAGCCCATGGTCTCTCAGAAGACTACAAATATCTTGACCCCATAGCCATTGTCGTCATTGCCGCCATTTGTGTCCTTGCAGTCCTCAGCACTAAGGGCTCTTCGCGTTTCAATTACATTGCATCCATCTTCCATGTTGTCGTCATTCTCTTCATCATCGTCGCCGGCCTTATTAAAGCCGATACAAAGAATTACACCCCATTTGCCCCTTTTGAAGCCCGTGGCATCTTCAAGGCATCAGCAGTGCTTTTCTTCGCTTATGTTGGATTTGATGCTGTCTCAACCATGGCTGAGGAGACAAAGAATCCCGCTCGGGATATCCCCATTGGTCTTGTAGGCTCAATGGTGATTActacattggcatattgtttacTAGCGGTGACATTATGCCTTATGCAGTCATACAAAACCCTCGACGTGGATGCTCCATTTTCG gtaGCATTCGAAGCTGTTGGTTGGAGTTGGGCTAAGTATATAGTTGCTGCTGGTGCGTTGAAGGGGATGACGACTGTTTTGCTAGTGGGAGCTATCGGTCAGGCTCGATATCTCACACATATTGCACGAACCCACATGTTGCCGCCATGGCTCGCCCATGTCAACGAGAGAACTGGAACACCCGTTAATGCCACGATCGTGATGCTCGTCGCCACAGCGATCATTGCCTTCTTCACAAAGCTTGCTATTCTCGCCGACCTACTCTCTATCTCCACGTTGTTTATCTTCATGCTCGTTGCCGTTGCCCTTCTCGTGCGCCGGTATTATGTTAGCGGCGTGACAACTGAAACAAATCGTATAAAGCTCATTGTGTTTATTTTGCTAATAATTGGATCTTCCATTGGAACTGCTGCTTATTGGGCAGTTAGCGATGGGTGGGTTGGGTACGTAATAACCACCCCAATTTGGCTGATTGCAACCGTGGGGATTTGGCTTTTTGTTCCGCATGCAAGAGAGccgaaactttggggggtgccATTGGTGCCATGGCTGCCATCGTTGTCCATCGCCATTAACATTTTCCTTCTTGGGTCAATAGACAAAGCATCTTTCGCAAGGTTCGGGGTGTGGACTTTGGTAATCTTTATTTACTATTTTGTCATTGGATTACATGCATCCTATGACACAGCCAAGGAATCTAGCAATGGCAAGGAGAGGAAGAATGTTGAAGAGGGTGGAGAAAATGTTAACATTGTGTGCTAG
- the LOC132169513 gene encoding cationic amino acid transporter 1-like: protein MIPQWFAKVDSRTGTPINATIVMLVATAVVAFFTKLEILANLLSVSTLFIFMLVAAALLVRRYYVSGVTTMANRVKLIVCLCLIIGSSVGIAAYWGKSDRWIGYTITLPIWLIGTVGLWILVPHARNPKLWGVPLVPWLPSTSIAINIFLLGSIDKASFKRFGIWSALILLYYLFFGLHLSYDKAKGSGEKRVDDGVQLKVVEEGADTSAVASGSAGMNVGNASKNGGS from the coding sequence ATGATTCCCCAATGGTTTGCCAAAGTTGACTCAAGGACAGGGACACCCATCAACGCCACGATTGTCATGCTCGTCGCCACTGCAGTGGTTGCCTTCTTCACAAAGCTCGAGATTCTCGCCAACCTCCTCTCAGTCTCCACGCTATTTATCTTCATGCTCGTGGCTGCCGCACTTCTCGTGCGCCGCTACTACGTCAGCGGAGTGACGACAATGGCGAACCGCGTCAAGCTCATCGTGTGTCTGTGTCTTATAATTGGTTCTTCCGTTGGAATTGCTGCCTATTGGGGCAAAAGTGACCGTTGGATTGGGTACACAATAACTTTGCCCATTTGGCTCATTGGCACCGTTGGCCTTTGGATTTTGGTTCCACATGCAAGGAATCCAAAGCTTTGGGGAGTGCCGTTGGTTCCGTGGCTGCCATCAACGTCGATTgccatcaatatttttctccttGGGTCGATAGATAAAGCGTCTTTCAAAAGGTTTGGGATATGGAGTGCGCTTATCTTGCTTTACTATTTGTTTTTCGGGTTGCATTTGTCGTACGACAAGGCGAAGGGGTCTGGGGAGAAGAGGGTGGATGATGGCGTGCAGTTGAAGGTGGTGGAAGAAGGGGCTGACACTTCAGCTGTTGCTTCTGGTTCAGCTGGTATGAACGTTGGCAATGCTTCTAAAAATGGTGGCAGTTAA